One part of the Algibacter sp. L1A34 genome encodes these proteins:
- a CDS encoding DUF2480 family protein: MPDEIINRVANSKLITVNLEDYYPQGNRVLFDIKDWLFEGFVLREKDFRTHASEFNWEQYQGAYIALTCSTDAIVPGWAYMLLSIHLEPFAKKTIIGNLDNLETSIYQDVINTLDVSEFKDKPIIIKGCSKKPVPQNAYIMLANKLQPFAKSIMYGEACSSVPLYKKK; encoded by the coding sequence ATGCCAGACGAAATAATAAATCGCGTTGCGAATAGTAAATTAATCACGGTTAATCTTGAAGATTATTATCCTCAAGGCAACCGTGTGCTTTTTGATATAAAAGATTGGCTTTTTGAAGGCTTTGTTTTGCGTGAAAAAGATTTTAGAACCCATGCATCAGAATTTAATTGGGAGCAATATCAAGGCGCATATATAGCCTTAACTTGCAGTACAGATGCCATAGTACCCGGTTGGGCTTACATGCTTTTAAGTATTCACTTAGAACCTTTTGCTAAAAAAACTATCATTGGCAACCTCGATAATCTAGAAACATCTATCTATCAAGATGTTATTAACACTCTAGATGTCAGCGAGTTTAAAGACAAACCCATCATTATAAAAGGTTGTTCTAAAAAACCCGTACCACAAAACGCCTACATTATGTTGGCTAATAAATTGCAACCTTTTGCAAAATCTATTATGTACGGAGAAGCTTGTTCTTCAGTGCCACTTTATAAAAAGAAATAA
- a CDS encoding DUF5689 domain-containing protein, which yields MKNFKILIVIFLMHTLITSCVKDDDYGIPDISFTEPIIPQDKITTFKTIKSLYDQAVNSGNSTARIDEDSELYIEGYVVSSDKSGNFFEELIIQNKIDDSSPDNDPRLGFQVVINVSSLSDTYQFGQKVYVKMAGLTIGESSGIIAIGKGDGARVEQIQPAEYKSIIIRSNEIAEIQPKISSIANLTSWDYNTLIKLENMQLNRFELGATFASETIDEYDGIRILESCHTGVSIRMQTSTFSDFKSLIVPQGKGTITGIFGRDYGDDFNVLVVNSSADINFDDIERCDPMELSCGIASVLGTGNLFYEDFEPQKNNKPIVIDGWTNYIEAGTEAWEGYSSTSSNESLGRSARFQCSSSGDDSNIGWLITPAINLDEQEGETLRFKTSNSLADSSFLEILYSLDWDGTEANIDTATWGALSDAYVVKDTDSFVPWFNSGAVDLSCESGTMYIAFKFTGSGQDTFDGIYELDEISVDFVEE from the coding sequence ATGAAAAATTTTAAAATACTAATTGTCATTTTTCTGATGCATACATTAATAACTTCTTGTGTAAAAGACGACGATTACGGCATTCCTGATATATCATTTACGGAGCCCATAATTCCTCAGGATAAAATAACAACCTTTAAAACTATAAAATCACTTTACGACCAGGCGGTAAATAGTGGCAATTCAACGGCTAGAATTGATGAAGATTCAGAATTATATATTGAAGGTTATGTGGTGTCTTCCGATAAATCGGGAAACTTTTTTGAGGAATTAATTATTCAGAATAAAATAGATGATTCTAGCCCAGATAACGACCCGAGATTAGGTTTTCAAGTGGTTATCAATGTGTCCAGTTTATCCGATACGTATCAATTTGGACAAAAAGTATATGTAAAAATGGCAGGATTAACCATTGGAGAAAGCAGTGGTATCATTGCCATAGGAAAAGGGGATGGTGCCCGAGTAGAACAAATTCAACCTGCAGAATATAAAAGTATTATTATTAGAAGTAATGAAATTGCCGAGATTCAACCTAAAATATCAAGTATAGCTAATTTAACAAGTTGGGATTATAATACCTTGATTAAATTAGAAAACATGCAATTAAACCGGTTTGAATTAGGAGCAACATTTGCGAGTGAAACTATAGATGAATACGACGGTATTAGAATTCTAGAAAGTTGCCATACAGGAGTTTCAATACGCATGCAAACAAGTACGTTTTCCGATTTTAAATCTTTAATTGTTCCGCAAGGAAAAGGAACGATAACGGGGATTTTTGGTCGTGATTATGGCGACGATTTTAATGTACTTGTTGTAAATAGTTCGGCTGATATTAATTTTGATGACATTGAACGTTGCGACCCTATGGAATTAAGTTGTGGTATTGCTTCAGTCTTAGGTACAGGGAATTTGTTTTATGAAGATTTTGAACCTCAAAAAAATAATAAACCCATAGTAATTGATGGTTGGACAAATTATATTGAAGCAGGAACGGAAGCTTGGGAAGGGTATTCTTCTACATCTTCGAACGAGTCTTTAGGACGTTCGGCACGGTTTCAATGTTCTAGCTCGGGAGACGATTCTAATATTGGTTGGTTAATTACACCTGCAATTAATTTGGACGAGCAAGAGGGGGAAACACTTCGTTTTAAAACATCAAATAGTTTGGCAGATAGTAGTTTTTTAGAAATCTTATATTCCTTAGATTGGGATGGTACCGAAGCTAATATTGATACAGCAACTTGGGGTGCTTTATCCGATGCTTATGTGGTGAAAGATACAGACTCTTTTGTACCGTGGTTTAATTCGGGAGCAGTAGATTTATCTTGTGAAAGTGGAACTATGTACATCGCGTTTAAATTTACAGGAAGTGGCCAAGATACCTTCGATGGTATTTATGAGTTAGATGAAATTAGTGTGGATTTTGTGGAAGAATAA
- a CDS encoding transglycosylase domain-containing protein, translating to MALLKSLFRNKWVKLALIGFISVLIFFIGLYISIYLGAFGKMPTSVELSFIKQEEATQVLDQEGKLIGKYYVYDRQPLHFEDLPKHLIEALVNTEDVRFFEHDGIDNVSLIRVFVKSILLQDKSAGGGSTITLQLAKNLYGRNNYRFFSMVINKFRESIIAKRIETIYSKHEILTMYFNTVPFSDNTYGIESAARKFFNKPAFELSVDEAATLVGSLKANNYYNPRLHPERSVDRRNVVLNQMVKYGNMPQDSANFYAEKALGLDYKSFNHDVGIAPYFRAQVKKELAIILDSIKKPNGEAYDLYRDGLIVHTTLDMGMQKMAEEAMKEHLTALQNSFERSYGNAAPWQKNKKLIDAALKKLPQYKLYKEAGLTEAQIRDSLSIKQDTELFQWKGDSIMKASVIDSLQHYLKFLNTGMLSIEPQTGAIRSYIGGIDYRYFKYDHVSQSERQVGSTFKPFVYTAAIENGMKPCTYFSLAEVTYSNFNNWTPSNSGGENEDPYINYNLEMALSNSVNTIAVKVLNEVGIPKVLEQAKRIGIKKELPNLPSIALGVAEINLKELTGAYASYVNDSKPVTPYAITKVTDRNGRVLAEFKPEEAEPAFKDYTRQVMLEIMQSTVNKGTASRLRSVYGLNNDIAGKTGTTQDNKDGWFVGITPKLVTITWVGNDNQAIGFKTTGLGQGANSALPIFAKFYSKLNKDSKYNGITKSHFETPTDQVVSDLDCNEEKRDGLLKRIFSSKKKQRKFKGNKE from the coding sequence ATGGCATTACTAAAAAGTTTATTTAGAAATAAATGGGTGAAACTAGCGCTTATTGGTTTCATTTCCGTTTTAATATTTTTTATAGGGCTTTACATCAGTATTTATTTAGGGGCTTTTGGTAAAATGCCAACATCTGTAGAATTAAGTTTTATTAAGCAGGAAGAAGCTACTCAGGTTTTAGATCAAGAAGGAAAACTTATCGGTAAATATTATGTTTATGATAGGCAACCGCTGCATTTTGAAGATTTACCAAAACATCTTATTGAAGCTTTAGTTAATACCGAAGATGTTCGCTTTTTTGAACATGACGGTATCGATAACGTGAGTTTAATACGGGTTTTTGTAAAAAGCATTTTACTTCAAGATAAATCTGCAGGAGGTGGAAGTACTATTACTTTACAGTTAGCAAAAAATCTATACGGTAGAAATAATTATCGATTTTTTAGTATGGTGATTAATAAGTTTCGCGAATCTATTATAGCGAAACGTATTGAAACCATATATTCAAAACATGAGATTCTTACCATGTATTTCAATACGGTGCCTTTCTCTGATAATACTTATGGAATTGAAAGTGCCGCACGTAAATTTTTTAATAAACCAGCGTTTGAACTTTCTGTAGATGAAGCGGCTACTTTGGTTGGCTCCTTAAAAGCAAATAATTATTACAACCCGAGATTGCACCCAGAACGAAGTGTAGATAGGCGTAATGTTGTACTTAATCAAATGGTTAAATACGGGAATATGCCTCAAGATTCCGCTAATTTTTATGCAGAAAAAGCATTAGGTCTAGATTATAAATCTTTTAATCACGATGTGGGTATTGCACCTTATTTTAGAGCGCAGGTTAAAAAGGAATTGGCGATTATTTTAGATAGTATTAAAAAGCCAAATGGAGAGGCTTACGATTTATATCGCGACGGACTTATAGTACACACCACTTTGGATATGGGTATGCAAAAAATGGCAGAAGAAGCCATGAAAGAGCACCTTACAGCGTTGCAGAATAGTTTTGAGCGTTCTTACGGAAATGCTGCGCCATGGCAAAAAAACAAAAAATTAATAGATGCTGCTTTAAAAAAACTACCACAGTATAAATTATATAAAGAAGCAGGTTTAACCGAAGCTCAAATTAGAGATTCGCTCTCTATAAAGCAAGATACAGAATTGTTTCAATGGAAAGGTGATAGTATCATGAAAGCGAGCGTGATTGATAGTTTACAGCATTATTTAAAGTTTTTAAATACAGGTATGTTAAGTATCGAACCTCAAACAGGTGCGATAAGGAGCTATATTGGAGGTATTGATTATCGTTATTTTAAATACGATCATGTATCGCAAAGTGAACGTCAAGTAGGTTCTACTTTTAAGCCTTTTGTTTACACAGCCGCTATTGAGAATGGTATGAAACCTTGTACTTATTTTTCTTTAGCTGAGGTTACTTATAGCAATTTTAATAATTGGACGCCTTCAAATTCTGGAGGTGAAAATGAAGATCCCTACATTAACTATAATCTTGAAATGGCATTGAGTAATTCTGTTAATACCATTGCTGTAAAGGTTTTAAATGAAGTTGGAATTCCGAAGGTATTAGAGCAAGCAAAACGAATAGGTATTAAAAAAGAGTTACCAAATTTACCTTCTATAGCGCTTGGTGTTGCGGAAATTAACTTAAAGGAACTTACGGGAGCTTATGCTAGTTATGTAAACGATAGCAAACCGGTAACGCCTTATGCTATTACTAAAGTTACAGATAGAAATGGTAGAGTTCTAGCGGAGTTTAAGCCAGAAGAAGCGGAGCCTGCTTTTAAGGACTATACACGGCAGGTTATGTTAGAAATAATGCAATCTACAGTTAATAAAGGTACAGCGTCTAGATTAAGATCAGTGTATGGTTTAAATAATGATATTGCTGGAAAAACCGGAACAACACAAGATAATAAAGATGGTTGGTTTGTTGGAATTACTCCAAAATTAGTAACCATAACTTGGGTTGGAAACGATAACCAAGCTATTGGCTTTAAAACAACAGGATTAGGGCAAGGTGCAAATTCTGCTCTTCCTATATTCGCGAAGTTTTATTCTAAATTGAATAAGGATTCTAAGTACAATGGCATAACAAAAAGTCATTTTGAAACACCTACCGATCAAGTGGTTTCCGATCTCGATTGTAATGAAGAAAAACGAGATGGGTTACTAAAAAGAATATTCAGTAGTAAAAAGAAACAACGAAAATTTAAAGGCAATAAAGAATAG
- a CDS encoding DUF59 domain-containing protein gives MSETPIDTAELGEKIVNVLKTIYDPEIPVDIYELGLIYDVFVNEDYDVKILMTLTTPNCPVAETLPLEVEEKVKSLNEVKGAEVEITFDPPWTQDLMSEEAKLELGML, from the coding sequence ATGAGCGAAACACCTATAGATACTGCCGAATTAGGCGAAAAAATAGTTAATGTATTAAAAACTATTTACGATCCAGAAATCCCTGTTGATATATACGAACTTGGTTTAATTTACGATGTATTTGTAAATGAAGATTACGACGTAAAAATATTAATGACCTTAACAACGCCAAACTGCCCAGTAGCAGAAACATTGCCATTAGAGGTTGAAGAAAAAGTAAAATCTCTAAACGAAGTAAAAGGTGCCGAAGTTGAAATTACTTTCGATCCACCATGGACGCAAGATTTAATGAGCGAAGAAGCAAAATTAGAACTTGGAATGCTTTAA
- the hflX gene encoding GTPase HflX, producing the protein MIEEKDISLERAVLIGVITKDQNEEKSKEYLDELEFLTYTAGGYAIKRFTQKMDMPNPKTFIGTGKIEDVRVFIEANDITTAIFDDELSSAQERNISKILNVKVLDRTNLILDIFAQRAQTSYARTQVELAQCQYLLPRLRGMWTHLERQKGGIGMRGPGETEIETDRRIVRDKIALLKDRIKIIDKQMAVQRGNRGKMVRVALVGYTNVGKSTLMNVISKSDVFAENKLFATLDTTVRKVVIQNLPFLLSDTVGFIRKLPTQLVDSFKSTLDEVREADLLLHVVDISHPNFEEHIASVEKILGEIKSGDKPTIMVFNKIDAYTAEHLDDDDLETERGARHYSLDEWKSTWMSKVGNNALFISALNKKNLEDFKKRVYDEVREIHVTRFPYNQFLYPDYNYEDME; encoded by the coding sequence ATGATAGAAGAGAAAGATATTTCTTTAGAGCGCGCAGTATTAATAGGCGTGATTACTAAAGACCAAAACGAAGAAAAATCTAAAGAATATTTAGATGAGTTGGAGTTTTTAACCTATACCGCAGGCGGATATGCCATTAAGCGTTTTACGCAAAAAATGGATATGCCTAACCCAAAAACCTTTATTGGTACCGGTAAAATAGAAGATGTACGTGTATTTATAGAAGCAAACGATATAACCACCGCTATTTTTGATGACGAATTATCGTCAGCTCAAGAGCGAAATATTAGTAAAATCTTAAACGTAAAAGTTTTAGATAGAACGAATTTAATACTTGATATTTTTGCACAACGTGCACAAACGAGTTATGCTCGTACGCAAGTAGAATTGGCGCAATGTCAATATTTATTACCGCGTTTACGTGGTATGTGGACGCACCTTGAACGCCAAAAAGGGGGTATTGGTATGCGTGGACCTGGTGAAACAGAAATAGAAACGGATAGACGTATTGTACGCGATAAAATTGCATTGCTAAAAGATCGTATTAAAATTATAGATAAGCAAATGGCCGTGCAACGTGGTAACCGTGGTAAAATGGTTCGTGTTGCACTTGTGGGGTATACCAACGTTGGTAAATCTACTTTAATGAACGTGATTAGTAAAAGTGATGTTTTTGCTGAAAATAAACTTTTTGCAACTCTTGATACTACGGTGCGTAAAGTGGTTATTCAAAATTTACCATTTCTTTTATCTGATACCGTAGGGTTTATTAGAAAATTACCAACACAACTTGTAGATAGTTTTAAAAGTACACTAGATGAGGTTCGTGAAGCCGATTTACTGTTGCATGTTGTAGATATTTCTCATCCAAATTTCGAAGAGCACATTGCTTCTGTAGAGAAAATTTTAGGTGAAATTAAAAGTGGCGATAAACCAACTATTATGGTGTTCAATAAAATTGATGCCTATACAGCCGAACATTTAGATGATGATGATTTAGAAACAGAACGTGGTGCAAGACATTATAGTTTAGATGAATGGAAGAGTACCTGGATGAGTAAAGTGGGTAACAATGCACTCTTTATTTCTGCACTGAACAAAAAGAACTTAGAAGATTTTAAAAAGCGTGTTTACGATGAGGTTCGTGAAATCCATGTAACTCGTTTTCCTTACAATCAATTTTTATATCCGGATTACAATTATGAAGATATGGAATAG
- a CDS encoding SufE family protein yields the protein MTIEDIQNEIIDEFSMFEDWEERYQYMIDLGKDLPLINDQYKTDSNIIKGCQSKVWVHAELNDDKIEFTADSDAIITKGIIAILIRVFNDQHPKDIINANTDFIDKIGLKEHLSPTRANGLVSMIKQLKLYAIAYQTQIKQ from the coding sequence GTGACTATTGAAGACATTCAAAACGAAATAATTGACGAATTCTCCATGTTTGAAGACTGGGAAGAACGTTACCAATATATGATTGATTTAGGGAAAGATTTACCCCTAATTAACGACCAATACAAAACCGACAGCAACATCATAAAAGGTTGCCAAAGTAAAGTTTGGGTACATGCCGAATTAAACGACGATAAAATAGAGTTTACCGCAGATAGTGATGCTATAATCACTAAAGGTATTATTGCTATTTTAATTCGTGTGTTTAACGATCAGCATCCAAAAGATATTATTAATGCCAACACCGATTTTATTGATAAAATTGGTTTAAAAGAACATTTGTCTCCCACACGAGCAAATGGTTTAGTAAGCATGATAAAGCAATTAAAATTGTATGCTATTGCTTACCAAACACAAATAAAACAATAA
- a CDS encoding endonuclease, with amino-acid sequence MIEPFDDIPVRNDLQTIAFYNTENLFDTFNDKLKYDNDFTPKSIKKWTPKRYDNKLRKLGYVISNIGRRETGRQPAIIGLAEIENAKVIKDLIASKHLEPYNYGYVHYDSPDERGIDVALIYDKDVFEVLHSEPFLVELKNDKGLPDYTRDVLLVSGILDGEKIHVIVNHWSSRREGEKETEHKRIASSDKVGEIISNITLEDPEAKIITIGDFNDDPHNNSIKRLVDNYSLFNPMETLRSFNRGTTKHNRQWNLFDQILISTNFFKTSDNLYEYSLSNIFDEDFLKIFEGRYKGAPYRTYVGKRYKGGYSDHFPVYAIFKK; translated from the coding sequence ATGATAGAACCTTTTGATGACATTCCCGTTCGTAACGATTTACAAACTATTGCCTTTTATAATACTGAAAACTTGTTTGATACTTTTAATGATAAACTAAAGTACGACAATGATTTCACACCTAAATCCATTAAAAAATGGACACCAAAACGATACGATAATAAACTTAGAAAATTAGGTTATGTAATTTCTAACATAGGAAGACGAGAAACGGGTAGACAACCCGCTATTATAGGTCTTGCCGAGATTGAAAACGCAAAAGTGATCAAAGATTTAATTGCATCGAAACATTTAGAACCCTACAATTACGGTTATGTTCATTATGATTCTCCGGATGAGCGCGGTATTGATGTCGCTTTAATTTATGATAAAGATGTTTTTGAGGTTTTACACTCAGAACCATTTCTAGTTGAATTAAAAAACGATAAAGGTCTCCCAGATTATACGCGCGATGTGCTATTGGTTTCTGGTATTTTAGATGGTGAAAAAATTCATGTTATTGTAAACCATTGGTCTTCTAGACGCGAAGGTGAAAAAGAAACGGAACACAAACGCATTGCATCATCTGATAAAGTAGGCGAAATTATTTCTAACATCACCTTAGAAGATCCCGAAGCTAAAATTATTACAATCGGCGATTTTAATGACGATCCGCACAATAACAGTATTAAACGTTTGGTTGATAATTATAGTCTTTTCAACCCTATGGAAACGCTACGCTCTTTTAATCGTGGTACCACCAAACATAATAGGCAATGGAATTTATTCGATCAAATTTTGATTTCAACTAACTTTTTCAAAACTTCGGATAACTTATATGAATACAGCCTATCTAATATTTTTGATGAAGACTTTTTAAAAATATTTGAAGGCAGATACAAAGGCGCGCCGTACAGAACTTACGTTGGCAAACGCTACAAAGGTGGTTATAGCGACCATTTCCCGGTTTACGCTATTTTCAAGAAGTAA
- a CDS encoding DUF3078 domain-containing protein: MKKTLLLLALCIGMFSVNAQTKEELHTQKAEKQAIADAAQGEANALQAKIDALPGWRKGAFGTIGGSLSNFNNWYSQGTPNNASGNIGFTVNAFANLIEDKFFWRNSLNTNLNWVKLDNKDDATDDDSFSPTTDVFSISSLYGRNITKTLAASGLAEYRTTLLDNFNDPGYLDLGIGATWTPIENLIVVIHPLNYNFVFADGDSVFDSSLGAKIVADYTRQIGAINFKTNFSTFQSYKSGDLSNFTWSNSFSYTLWKMIGVGFDFGLRSNKQEALNYSIATLGNTTETFDSVDNKLQSYYTVGLSYKF; this comes from the coding sequence ATGAAAAAAACGTTATTATTACTTGCATTATGTATCGGAATGTTTTCGGTAAATGCACAGACTAAAGAAGAATTACACACTCAAAAAGCAGAAAAACAAGCTATTGCAGACGCTGCTCAAGGTGAAGCAAATGCTTTACAAGCTAAAATTGATGCGCTTCCAGGATGGAGAAAAGGTGCTTTTGGTACTATTGGTGGTAGTTTATCTAACTTTAACAACTGGTATTCTCAAGGAACACCAAACAATGCATCTGGTAACATTGGTTTTACTGTAAATGCTTTTGCTAATTTAATTGAAGATAAATTCTTTTGGAGAAACTCTTTAAACACAAATTTAAACTGGGTAAAATTAGATAATAAAGATGATGCTACTGATGATGATAGCTTTAGCCCAACAACTGATGTTTTTAGTATTTCATCTTTATACGGTAGAAATATAACTAAAACATTAGCTGCTTCTGGTTTAGCTGAATACAGAACTACTTTACTTGATAATTTTAACGACCCTGGATATTTAGATTTAGGTATTGGTGCGACATGGACACCTATTGAAAACTTAATCGTGGTTATCCACCCTTTAAACTACAACTTTGTATTTGCTGATGGTGATTCAGTTTTCGATTCATCTTTAGGCGCTAAAATAGTTGCAGATTACACAAGACAAATTGGAGCTATTAACTTCAAAACAAACTTTTCTACATTCCAAAGCTACAAATCTGGAGATTTATCGAACTTTACATGGTCGAACTCTTTTAGCTATACATTATGGAAAATGATTGGTGTTGGTTTCGATTTTGGTTTAAGAAGCAACAAACAAGAAGCGCTTAACTACTCTATTGCAACGTTAGGTAATACTACTGAAACTTTTGATTCTGTAGATAATAAATTACAATCTTACTACACTGTTGGTTTAAGTTATAAATTCTAA
- a CDS encoding META domain-containing protein — translation MKIFSILLVVILSVKSCGDSSNSNNSEKLSGEFHIVSLEKNSSLPDNLTIYFHSETKKISGFSGCNNYFGNFILEEDVLSFGAMGSTRKMCFSDANNIETEILQFLSKINGFSFKNNTLQLKSNDNILITAKK, via the coding sequence ATGAAAATATTTAGTATTCTTTTAGTCGTTATACTTTCTGTTAAGTCTTGTGGAGATTCATCAAATTCAAACAATTCTGAAAAACTTTCGGGCGAATTTCATATCGTATCTTTAGAGAAAAATTCGAGTTTACCAGACAATTTAACCATCTATTTTCATTCAGAAACTAAAAAAATTTCAGGATTTTCTGGATGTAATAATTACTTTGGAAATTTCATTTTAGAGGAGGACGTTTTAAGCTTTGGGGCTATGGGATCAACTCGAAAAATGTGCTTTAGCGATGCGAATAACATTGAAACCGAAATACTCCAATTTCTTTCAAAGATTAATGGGTTCTCATTTAAAAACAATACTTTACAGTTAAAATCAAACGACAACATTCTTATAACCGCAAAAAAATAG